The following are from one region of the Mycetohabitans rhizoxinica HKI 454 genome:
- a CDS encoding ABC transporter permease subunit, with amino-acid sequence MIRFVLRRLGMVIPTFIGITILAFALIHLIPGDPIEVMMGERGVDPQMHAEALHRLGLDEPLPWQYLHYVGRALQGDLGTSLITNTSVMDEFLARFPATLELSVCAMAFALLLGLPAGVAAALRRGSWLDHTVMGTALTGYSMPIFWWGLLLIMLFSVTLGWTPVSGRIAVEYDIPYTTGFMLIDSLLSTDEGAFQSAVSHLILPAVVLGTIPLAVVARMTRSSMLEVLREDYIRTARAKGLSPARVVLVHALRNALIPVVTVIGLQVGTLLAGAVLTETLFSWPGIGKWLIDAISRRDYPIVQGGILLIATLVILVNLLVDVLYGVLNPRIRHTR; translated from the coding sequence ATGATCCGTTTTGTCTTGCGCCGCCTGGGGATGGTCATACCGACGTTCATCGGCATCACCATTCTCGCGTTCGCGCTGATTCATTTGATACCCGGCGATCCCATCGAAGTAATGATGGGTGAGCGCGGCGTCGATCCGCAGATGCATGCCGAGGCGCTGCATCGTCTGGGGCTCGATGAGCCGCTGCCGTGGCAGTATCTGCACTATGTGGGCCGCGCACTGCAGGGCGACCTTGGCACATCGTTGATCACCAATACTAGCGTGATGGACGAGTTTCTCGCGCGCTTTCCAGCGACGCTGGAGCTGTCGGTCTGCGCGATGGCGTTTGCGCTGCTGCTCGGCCTGCCGGCGGGCGTTGCCGCGGCGCTCAGGCGCGGCTCGTGGCTCGATCACACGGTGATGGGGACCGCGCTGACCGGCTATTCGATGCCGATCTTCTGGTGGGGGTTGCTGCTGATCATGCTGTTCTCGGTCACGCTCGGCTGGACGCCGGTGTCCGGGCGCATCGCGGTGGAATATGACATTCCGTATACGACCGGCTTCATGCTGATTGATTCGCTGCTGTCCACCGATGAGGGCGCGTTCCAGTCCGCCGTGTCGCACCTGATCCTGCCAGCGGTGGTGTTGGGCACGATTCCGCTGGCGGTGGTCGCGCGGATGACGCGCTCGTCAATGCTCGAGGTGCTGCGCGAGGACTATATCCGTACTGCGCGCGCCAAGGGCTTGTCGCCGGCGCGGGTCGTCCTCGTGCATGCGCTGCGCAACGCATTGATTCCCGTTGTCACGGTGATCGGGCTGCAGGTCGGTACGTTGCTTGCAGGCGCCGTGTTGACCGAGACCCTGTTTTCTTGGCCTGGAATCGGCAAGTGGCTAATCGACGCAATCTCGCGCCGCGACTACCCGATCGTGCAAGGCGGCATCCTGCTGATCGCGACGCTGGTCATCCTGGTCAACCTGCTCGTCGATGTGCTGTACGGCGTGCTTAATCCGCGCATTCGCCACACGAGGTAA